A single region of the Deltaproteobacteria bacterium genome encodes:
- the pyrF gene encoding orotidine-5'-phosphate decarboxylase translates to MELTPGQRAARARLCFALDVPERGAALELADRLAPAVGCFKVGLELFVAEGPDLVRELVRRGAPVFLDLKLHDIPATVGRAARVAESLGACYLTVHADPGGRSVDAAVRAAPGVKILLVTVLTSIGPADLAPDLAVGAAQLAELVSSRARLARESGCAGVVCSGGETARVRAALGAELLIVNPGIRPAGSDPGDQRRAVTPAEAIAAGAGLLVVGRPIRDAADPLLAAQGILAEMAQAARR, encoded by the coding sequence GTGGAGCTTACGCCGGGGCAGCGGGCGGCGCGCGCGCGGCTCTGCTTCGCGCTGGACGTGCCCGAGCGGGGGGCGGCGCTCGAGCTGGCGGATCGACTCGCTCCGGCAGTGGGCTGCTTCAAGGTCGGTCTCGAGCTCTTCGTGGCCGAGGGTCCCGACCTCGTGCGCGAGCTCGTACGCCGCGGGGCGCCGGTCTTTCTGGACCTCAAGCTCCACGACATCCCGGCCACCGTTGGGCGCGCCGCACGGGTGGCGGAGTCTCTCGGAGCGTGCTACCTGACGGTGCACGCGGACCCCGGAGGCCGTTCGGTCGACGCAGCGGTTCGCGCCGCACCCGGGGTGAAGATCCTGCTGGTCACGGTCCTCACGAGCATCGGCCCCGCCGACCTGGCGCCCGACCTTGCGGTCGGGGCGGCGCAGCTCGCCGAGCTCGTGAGCTCCCGCGCTCGCCTGGCGCGCGAGAGCGGCTGCGCCGGGGTGGTCTGCAGCGGCGGAGAGACCGCGCGCGTGCGCGCCGCGCTCGGTGCGGAGCTCCTGATCGTCAATCCCGGGATCCGCCCCGCGGGATCGGATCCCGGGGACCAGCGCCGGGCGGTCACTCCGGCCGAGGCCATCGCGGCCGGTGCCGGGTTGCTCGTCGTGGGCCGGCCGATCCGTGACGCCGCGGATCCATTGCTCGCCGCGCAGGGCATCCTCGCGGAGATGGCCCAGGCCGCGCGCCGCTGA
- a CDS encoding YceI family protein, whose translation MSVIRNGSVQVFTFKDGLLSRLGHDLRFRVTRFEVQVEERKVSARFRSDSLELEGAMVGTQLQPDVLGARDRRDIEETAREKILQIRRFPEVRFEGELDLSTAERPRATGTLELVGQRQPLAIELERGGGRVRGKVVLTPSRFGIAPYKALLGALKLQDRVELVFDLEDDATV comes from the coding sequence ATGAGCGTCATCCGGAACGGGAGCGTACAGGTCTTCACCTTCAAGGACGGGCTTCTCTCACGACTCGGCCACGACCTGCGTTTCCGCGTGACGCGGTTCGAGGTGCAGGTCGAGGAGCGAAAGGTGAGCGCACGTTTCCGCAGCGACAGCCTCGAGCTCGAAGGGGCCATGGTCGGCACGCAGCTCCAGCCGGACGTTCTCGGCGCGCGAGATCGGCGCGATATCGAGGAGACCGCGCGCGAGAAGATCCTCCAGATCCGACGCTTTCCCGAGGTGCGTTTCGAGGGGGAGCTGGACCTCTCCACGGCAGAGCGACCGCGCGCCACCGGGACTCTCGAGCTCGTCGGCCAGCGTCAGCCTCTCGCGATCGAGCTCGAGCGCGGAGGGGGTCGTGTCCGGGGGAAGGTGGTCCTCACGCCGAGTCGCTTCGGCATCGCGCCCTACAAGGCGCTTCTCGGCGCGCTGAAGCTGCAGGACCGGGTCGAGCTGGTCTTCGATCTCGAGGACGACGCGACGGTGTGA
- a CDS encoding TlpA family protein disulfide reductase, translated as MRRLLGAALVGGLLLVAPWPGGAGTTNFTVRDLNGRYLRLSDYDKNVVLMSFWTTWCKPCLVELRHLDKFYRKYKDKGFVVLGVAMDGPETQAKVSPTVRSYRLGFPVFIDTDSQVVKLYNTKRAQPFSVLIKGGKVVKTRAAFQLSDLPEIEREIQALLK; from the coding sequence ATGCGGCGGCTTCTCGGTGCGGCTCTCGTCGGCGGACTATTGCTCGTTGCACCTTGGCCGGGCGGCGCCGGGACGACGAACTTCACCGTGCGTGACCTGAACGGACGGTACCTCCGTCTGAGCGACTACGACAAGAACGTCGTCTTGATGAGCTTCTGGACCACCTGGTGCAAACCGTGCCTCGTCGAACTGAGACATCTGGACAAGTTCTATCGCAAGTACAAGGACAAGGGCTTCGTCGTGCTGGGCGTCGCGATGGACGGTCCGGAGACGCAGGCCAAGGTCTCTCCGACGGTGCGCAGCTATCGTCTGGGCTTCCCGGTCTTCATCGACACGGACAGCCAGGTCGTGAAGCTCTACAACACCAAGCGCGCGCAGCCCTTCTCGGTGCTCATCAAGGGAGGCAAGGTCGTCAAGACCCGCGCAGCCTTCCAGCTCAGCGATCTCCCCGAGATCGAGCGCGAGATCCAGGCCCTGCTCAAGTAG
- a CDS encoding acyl-CoA dehydrogenase family protein yields the protein MNFELTPDQKLLVDTVTQFVRKDSPVARFRALREDPLGYSRDVWRQMGELGWLGVSLPEEAGGFGGSFVESMLILQQFGTTLVPEPYVPSVVLAGTALARAGSPAQLEQWLSPMLAGQTSLALAYGGEKNRGRAAEPPVLAQRSGAGYRLSGEARWVLNGHGADQVVVSARAPEGPTLFVVPRTAPGLRVTPVRTIDGQHAATLAFGDVEVPEESRLGAPGSAGPLLEDLVDLGAAAACAEGLGVMERMLRLTVEYLNTRVQFGVKIGVFQALQHRAVDMFVATELAKSMAIMAAIRVGDPDVGERRYAVSAAKVQLAQSGRFVSQQAIQLHGGIGITDEHDIGLYFKRLHALGVLFGDEEHHVERFSHLPVFTAGLGG from the coding sequence ATGAACTTCGAACTTACCCCTGATCAGAAGCTGCTCGTCGACACCGTCACGCAGTTCGTGCGAAAGGACTCGCCCGTCGCGCGCTTCCGGGCCCTGCGCGAGGATCCCCTGGGCTACTCGCGTGACGTGTGGCGCCAGATGGGCGAGCTCGGCTGGCTCGGCGTCTCCCTCCCCGAGGAGGCCGGCGGTTTCGGCGGCTCCTTCGTGGAGAGCATGCTGATCCTCCAGCAGTTCGGCACCACGCTGGTCCCGGAACCGTACGTCCCGTCGGTAGTCCTGGCCGGCACCGCGCTCGCTCGGGCAGGGTCTCCCGCGCAGCTCGAGCAATGGCTTTCTCCCATGCTGGCCGGACAGACGTCGCTGGCGCTGGCTTACGGCGGTGAGAAGAACCGCGGGCGCGCGGCGGAGCCCCCCGTCCTCGCGCAACGCAGCGGCGCAGGCTATCGACTCTCAGGCGAGGCGCGGTGGGTGCTCAACGGTCACGGCGCGGACCAGGTCGTGGTGTCGGCACGCGCCCCGGAGGGCCCGACGCTCTTCGTCGTCCCGCGGACCGCTCCCGGCCTGCGCGTCACCCCCGTCCGCACCATCGACGGCCAGCACGCGGCGACCCTCGCCTTCGGCGACGTCGAGGTGCCGGAGGAGTCGCGCCTGGGAGCGCCGGGATCTGCCGGTCCGCTCCTCGAGGACCTCGTGGATCTCGGCGCCGCGGCCGCCTGCGCGGAGGGCCTCGGCGTGATGGAGCGCATGCTGCGCCTCACCGTCGAGTACCTGAACACGCGGGTGCAGTTCGGCGTGAAGATCGGCGTCTTCCAGGCGCTGCAGCACCGCGCGGTGGACATGTTCGTGGCCACCGAGCTCGCCAAGTCGATGGCCATCATGGCGGCGATCCGGGTCGGAGATCCGGACGTCGGCGAGCGGCGCTACGCCGTCTCCGCGGCCAAGGTCCAGCTCGCGCAGTCCGGTCGTTTCGTCTCGCAGCAGGCGATCCAGCTCCACGGAGGCATCGGCATCACCGACGAGCACGACATCGGCCTCTACTTCAAGCGCCTCCACGCCCTCGGCGTGCTCTTCGGGGATGAGGAACACCACGTGGAGCGCTTCTCGCATCTGCCGGTCTTCACGGCCGGCCTCGGGGGCTAG
- a CDS encoding L,D-transpeptidase, producing MAADRQSRPRQRPARAEFARWLACGLVVSTLLVPTSGAPGVFPRIVISRASYTLRLEQSPGRVRVFPVGLGRSPREEREGPTGTLFTGTDPEDREFYDPARREPAYLGGLPFLRLDGVTRRQAGRIVRPYGIHGPVTPTLIWGPVSAGCVRMRPSELRELFRLARRRPRIPVVFTDAPDAEAERRLAAAGNSTDCPESGIGVRRMGRLGPGAAHHDRSCGGVDHWYAITLQSGDLVSAELDHDGSLRLELYGLRAISTLANGTRRVLHRVPRLARYRGERYLRVVAPASPGSHPRGAVPYSLRVAVLGAP from the coding sequence GTGGCAGCTGACCGCCAGTCTCGTCCGCGTCAGCGCCCCGCGCGCGCCGAGTTCGCGAGGTGGCTCGCTTGCGGCCTCGTCGTGTCGACCCTCCTCGTCCCCACCTCGGGAGCGCCGGGGGTCTTTCCGCGCATCGTCATCTCGCGCGCAAGCTATACGCTACGGCTCGAGCAGAGCCCGGGACGCGTGCGCGTCTTCCCCGTCGGCCTGGGGCGCAGCCCTCGCGAGGAGCGCGAAGGGCCGACCGGAACCCTCTTCACCGGTACGGACCCCGAGGACCGCGAATTCTACGACCCCGCGCGACGCGAGCCCGCCTACCTCGGAGGGCTGCCCTTCCTGCGCCTCGACGGGGTGACGCGTCGCCAGGCGGGACGGATCGTGCGCCCCTACGGCATCCACGGGCCCGTGACACCGACCCTCATCTGGGGGCCCGTTTCGGCGGGCTGCGTGCGCATGCGACCTTCGGAGCTCCGGGAGCTCTTCCGGCTCGCACGTCGCCGCCCCCGGATCCCCGTCGTCTTCACCGACGCACCCGACGCCGAGGCGGAGCGCCGCCTCGCCGCCGCGGGGAACTCGACGGACTGCCCTGAATCCGGAATCGGAGTGCGCCGCATGGGGCGCCTCGGGCCGGGCGCGGCGCATCACGACCGGAGCTGCGGCGGCGTGGACCATTGGTACGCCATCACCTTGCAGTCGGGCGATCTCGTCTCCGCCGAGCTGGACCACGACGGCTCGCTGCGCCTCGAGCTCTACGGGCTGCGCGCCATCAGCACGCTGGCAAACGGAACGCGTCGGGTGCTGCACCGGGTCCCGCGGCTAGCCCGTTACCGCGGAGAGCGCTACCTCCGGGTCGTCGCACCCGCCTCGCCGGGCAGCCACCCGAGGGGCGCCGTTCCGTATTCCCTGCGGGTGGCGGTGCTCGGCGCGCCGTAG